The region TATTTTTAGCTTTAAATCCAGTAGCCTCTGATGAAATTGTTACAGTTGCACTTCCAGTAGTACCGTATGTCCCATCACTTCCATCTCTTTTTACAGTATCTGAGGCATCATTCCATTGAATTATAACTTCCTCTTTATCTTCTCCATAAAGTTTTACATTAGCTTTATTAATATATATTTTTTCTTTATATATCCCCTTTTTTAGGTAGATTTCTATCTCTTTTTCATTACAATTATCTATTGTTTCTTGAATTGATACTGTATTATCTATTACTATCATAATACCAACCTTCTATCTAACTAGCCATCCTCCATCTACTGCTAGAATATGTCCATTTACATAATCTGATGCTTTACTTGCTAAGAATACTACTGCTCCCATTAAATCAAATGGATCTGCCCATCTTTCTG is a window of Fusobacterium varium DNA encoding:
- a CDS encoding SDR family oxidoreductase codes for the protein ERWADPFDLMGAVVFLASKASDYVNGHILAVDGGWLVR